The Methanosarcina barkeri str. Wiesmoor DNA segment ATTAGATTGTGATACGAGAATCTGCAAGAGGCAGATAATCAATACCCTCTGTATTCACGGTATAAGCTGCATCACAGATACCGTCTCCATTTTTATCTTCATGGGTCTGGCTGAAACCGTTTCCATTTGGAGTAGCCCAGAAATTCCCACATAGGTAAGTTCCATCAACAATATTCTTTTCCGGTGTCAGGGTTGTATTCAAGCTAGTACCTGCGTTAGAACCTTGTAAGTAAATATTGTTTACGTTGTTGAAATAGTTATTATAAATCGAGCTGTTTCCTGAATCAAGAAGGAAAAGCCCATATTCCGAGTTTGAAGTAACCATGTTACTGTCCAGGATATTATTCATGGAGGAACCCAAATAGATTCCGTGCCTGGAGTTTGAATTTGCCTGGTTACCTGACAGCCTGTTATCGTTGGAATTCTTCAAATAGAAACCAAATATATTATTCGAGACGTTATTATCACTCAGGCTATTGTTACTGCAAAAAGCAATCCACATCCCGTAATTGCTGCCGGATACCGCGTTGTTGGAAAATGCATTTTCGCTGGAATTCTGCAGATAAATAGAGACATAATTGTTCGAGGCTTCATTATTAATTAACGTGTTTTCAGCCGAATCCCAGACACTGATTCCGGAATCGGTGCTGTTTAACGCAGTATTGCCTGTAAGAACATTTCCACTGGATGTCTTTACATGGATGCCGATCTGGTTATTTAATGCCCTGTTGTCATCCAGCTCATTATCATTACTCGAAGAGTACAGCCATAAACCATAATTGCTATCCGACACCGTGTTATTACTGAGCAGGTTTGAGCTGGAATTCCTCAGCACGATAGAAACACTGTTTTTTGAGGCTGTGGAATTGCTTAATGTATTTCCTACGGAATCCCATAGATTGATACCAGAGTTTGTGCTCCCTGACACCTTACTGTTGTTAAGTACATTTCCGCTGGAAACTTTCAGATAGGCCCCGATTTTATTGTTTGATAGAATATTTCCTTCCAGCGTATTATTGCTAGAAGAATCCACCCAGATACCGTAGTTACTACCTGATACCGAGTTATTGAGAAGCGTATTTTCCGAGGAATTACGCAAGAGAACTGAAATTCCATCCCCCGAGACTGTATTACTGTCCAGGAAATTGTTGCTGGAAGAGTCAAGACGGATTCCAGATCCTTCAGCCGAACCTGAGTTGCCGAGAATCGAGGAACTGTTCCCGCTGGAAATGTTTAAAGTAGAATCTGTGTAATTGTTAGAGAGCTGGTTGCTTTCAATATTGCAGTACTTAACTCCATTAAGGTGGATACCTGAATTGGGGTAGTCTACAGGCCCGATTATATTCAGCCCGCGAATTGTCACTCCATCCGCAGTAACATAGAAAACGTCGTCCATACTGCTGGCTGCCTTGATAATAGTGTCTCCACTGGTGTCCCCAGAACTGGAAGATTGAGAGATAAGGGTCAAATTCGTTACGTACA contains these protein-coding regions:
- a CDS encoding nitrous oxide reductase family maturation protein NosD codes for the protein MMYVKGISNIIFLVILSLYLMTAGSAAANVLSVSNDTGRPAEFTTIQAAVAAANPGDEIVVKPGIYEENIVINKNISIVSESGNFSDTLVQAADVSQDVFLIWANGVRIKGLGISGSNSAGIHVFGFIDCCIESNKLFNNNCGIDLYMMSSGNKLDNNEISNCLTGISLGGSLYNNLSNNLISNCSKGISFFDSSNNFLENNTISQNTEGVFLTGESNSNTIIGNTVILSEKSGLHIYETSNNLIYNNCFNNTVNVDSEIISGKNIWNMTKTEGTNIAGGPYLGGNLWARPDGTIYPEKARDIDLDGIFDSQYNIEGTQFIDYLPLKGFEPAVITVNTTVNNSTGPVADFTSIQAAIDNALPGDTILIFPGVYEENINVYVTNLTLISQSSSSGDTSGDTIIKAASSMDDVFYVTADGVTIRGLNIIGPVDYPNSGIHLNGVKYCNIESNQLSNNYTDSTLNISSGNSSSILGNSGSAEGSGIRLDSSSNNFLDSNTVSGDGISVLLRNSSENTLLNNSVSGSNYGIWVDSSSNNTLEGNILSNNKIGAYLKVSSGNVLNNSKVSGSTNSGINLWDSVGNTLSNSTASKNSVSIVLRNSSSNLLSNNTVSDSNYGLWLYSSSNDNELDDNRALNNQIGIHVKTSSGNVLTGNTALNSTDSGISVWDSAENTLINNEASNNYVSIYLQNSSENAFSNNAVSGSNYGMWIAFCSNNSLSDNNVSNNIFGFYLKNSNDNRLSGNQANSNSRHGIYLGSSMNNILDSNMVTSNSEYGLFLLDSGNSSIYNNYFNNVNNIYLQGSNAGTSLNTTLTPEKNIVDGTYLCGNFWATPNGNGFSQTHEDKNGDGICDAAYTVNTEGIDYLPLADSRITI